The following coding sequences lie in one Mesorhizobium sp. NZP2298 genomic window:
- a CDS encoding autotransporter outer membrane beta-barrel domain-containing protein, with product MRHSVCAARAKGDGEVNARLAGSLLSSTSLPALLLAGLIVAAVTPITSGVASAEDFAHNSGDWGTAANWTPATVPNGVDAVANFNHDAPDQGLGYTVFLAGGPYTVGTLNLNATSTSGGYRFSSGVLNFEASGQAAINVQTHNFIPDLDASASFNLVSDTVVTVDAGAHFTADGVISGASLTKSGDGLLTLNGANTYTGGTNLYGGTLSLGNNAALGTGPVYANGGTTIDIQNGITINNDLTMYAGMNLNVGLGATGTYAGQISEFSDPTAIVKTGAGTLVLTNSNSFSSGAMIEEGTIRVTADHALGSGPITLDGGTLQAGANLNLPNVSILFGAAGGTIDTNGFDVSTTASMGDNDTPSGTFTKTGAGTLTVDGFAGNNNYATATDVAQGTLKAGLGTNLFSANSAYTIESGATLDLNNFQQTIGSLAGAGTVNAGVGGLLTGGNNGSTVFSGVITGNGGLIKDGTGTFELSGSSPLSGGVVVKAGTLLVSGSLVSAGITVDSGGTLGGGGTVGVLDAFGTVAPGKNAIGTLTVDYSAQFRAGSTYAVELNSAGLSDLIDATGAATIDSGAGLTVSNIGLGSLVAGTRYTVLEAASVSGTFTLVGDPQVSAFISLSTTSDATHAYIDVTQTQTFGSAGLTPNQIATGAGLDSAASSALVSAVLALPSDAAAQAAFDQLSGEVHASAKGMLLQDSHFLQDAVTARLRSAFGDSGKTTSLPVMAYGEDGVQSVAADTDRFAIWSQGFGSWGGTDSDGNAAAFDRSTGGLLVGADGLAGDWRIGVVGGYSRTSFNADDRHSSGDSDNYHLGLYGGTNWGAIAFRTGAAYTWHRISTSRSVALQGFTDGLSADYDAATAQAFGELAYKTDAGPFAFEPFANLAYVNLHTDGFAESGGAAALTSGSSSSDATFTTLGVRASTDITIGGVAATARGMFGWRHAYGEVTPLSTVAFAGGDDFTIAGAPIARDAMLVEAGFDVQLARNATLGLSYAGQFGPDAFDNGFKANLGISF from the coding sequence ATGAGACATTCTGTTTGCGCAGCGCGTGCCAAAGGCGATGGCGAAGTGAATGCGCGGCTTGCGGGCTCGCTTCTGTCGTCCACGTCGCTTCCCGCTCTGCTGTTAGCCGGGCTGATCGTGGCCGCTGTAACGCCGATCACGTCAGGTGTCGCCTCGGCCGAGGATTTCGCTCACAACAGCGGCGATTGGGGTACGGCCGCGAACTGGACTCCCGCAACGGTTCCCAACGGCGTCGATGCGGTCGCGAACTTCAACCATGACGCGCCGGACCAGGGGCTCGGCTATACCGTTTTCCTGGCTGGCGGACCCTATACGGTCGGCACGCTGAACTTGAATGCCACGAGCACCTCCGGCGGTTACCGGTTTTCAAGCGGCGTTTTGAATTTCGAGGCCTCCGGGCAGGCCGCGATCAACGTGCAGACGCACAATTTCATTCCCGACCTGGACGCCAGCGCCAGTTTCAATCTCGTCTCCGACACTGTCGTCACGGTCGATGCCGGTGCTCATTTTACGGCCGATGGCGTGATCTCAGGCGCAAGCCTCACCAAGAGCGGTGATGGATTGCTGACCTTGAATGGCGCAAACACCTACACCGGCGGCACCAATCTCTATGGCGGCACGCTCAGCCTGGGCAACAATGCGGCGCTTGGAACGGGGCCCGTCTACGCCAACGGCGGCACGACCATCGACATCCAGAACGGCATCACGATCAACAACGACCTCACCATGTATGCCGGCATGAATCTGAATGTCGGCTTGGGGGCAACCGGAACCTATGCCGGTCAGATTTCGGAATTCAGCGATCCAACCGCGATCGTCAAGACCGGCGCCGGCACGCTTGTTTTGACCAACAGCAACAGTTTCAGCTCCGGCGCTATGATCGAGGAGGGAACGATCCGGGTCACTGCCGATCATGCGCTAGGCTCAGGCCCGATCACACTGGATGGCGGCACGTTGCAGGCCGGCGCAAACCTCAACCTTCCGAACGTCTCGATCCTGTTTGGCGCTGCGGGCGGTACCATCGACACCAACGGTTTCGACGTCAGCACGACCGCCAGCATGGGTGACAACGATACGCCAAGCGGGACGTTCACCAAGACTGGGGCCGGAACGCTGACGGTGGACGGTTTCGCCGGCAACAACAATTATGCCACGGCCACCGATGTCGCCCAAGGGACGCTGAAGGCGGGCCTGGGCACCAACCTTTTCAGCGCAAACAGCGCCTATACGATCGAAAGCGGCGCAACGCTCGATCTCAACAATTTCCAACAGACGATCGGCTCGCTTGCCGGCGCGGGAACGGTCAATGCCGGGGTAGGCGGCCTGCTCACGGGAGGCAACAACGGCTCGACGGTATTTTCGGGCGTCATCACCGGCAATGGCGGATTGATCAAGGACGGCACGGGAACTTTCGAGCTGTCGGGTTCGAGCCCGTTGTCTGGCGGGGTCGTGGTGAAGGCCGGCACCTTGCTGGTCTCCGGCTCACTTGTTAGTGCGGGGATTACGGTCGATAGCGGCGGCACGCTCGGCGGCGGCGGCACGGTTGGCGTGCTCGATGCTTTCGGCACGGTCGCGCCCGGCAAAAACGCGATCGGCACTTTGACCGTCGACTACTCCGCCCAATTCCGGGCCGGTTCGACCTATGCGGTGGAACTCAATTCCGCCGGGCTCTCCGACCTGATCGACGCAACGGGCGCCGCCACCATCGACAGTGGCGCCGGCTTGACAGTGAGCAATATCGGGCTGGGTAGCCTGGTGGCGGGCACCCGCTACACGGTGCTCGAAGCCGCCAGCGTCAGCGGAACCTTTACTCTGGTCGGAGATCCGCAGGTTTCCGCCTTCATCAGCCTGAGCACCACGTCCGATGCGACGCATGCCTATATCGATGTCACCCAGACGCAGACCTTCGGCTCCGCCGGCCTGACGCCGAACCAGATCGCCACCGGCGCGGGGCTGGACAGTGCGGCCAGCAGTGCCTTGGTCAGCGCGGTGCTTGCCTTGCCGAGCGACGCGGCCGCGCAGGCCGCTTTCGACCAGCTTTCGGGCGAAGTCCATGCCTCGGCCAAGGGCATGCTCCTCCAGGACAGCCACTTCCTGCAGGACGCGGTGACGGCGCGCCTGCGTTCGGCCTTCGGCGACAGCGGCAAGACCACTTCGCTGCCGGTCATGGCCTATGGCGAGGACGGCGTTCAGTCCGTCGCCGCCGACACCGACCGCTTCGCCATCTGGTCGCAGGGTTTCGGCTCCTGGGGCGGTACCGACAGCGACGGCAATGCGGCCGCCTTCGACCGGTCGACCGGCGGCCTGCTGGTCGGCGCCGACGGCCTGGCCGGCGACTGGCGCATCGGCGTGGTCGGCGGCTACAGCCGCACCAGCTTCAATGCCGACGACAGGCATTCTTCCGGCGACAGCGACAATTACCATCTCGGCCTCTATGGCGGGACCAATTGGGGCGCCATCGCCTTTCGTACCGGGGCCGCCTACACCTGGCACCGGATCTCGACGTCGCGCTCCGTCGCGCTCCAGGGCTTCACCGACGGCCTGTCAGCCGACTACGACGCCGCGACCGCGCAGGCCTTCGGCGAACTGGCCTACAAGACCGATGCCGGGCCGTTTGCCTTCGAGCCGTTCGCCAATCTCGCTTACGTGAACCTGCACACAGACGGCTTCGCGGAGAGCGGCGGCGCCGCGGCGCTGACCAGCGGCAGTTCCTCGTCGGATGCGACCTTCACCACGCTCGGCGTCAGAGCTTCCACCGACATCACAATTGGTGGCGTGGCGGCGACCGCGCGTGGCATGTTCGGCTGGCGCCATGCCTATGGCGAGGTCACGCCGCTGTCGACCGTCGCCTTTGCCGGCGGCGACGATTTCACCATCGCCGGGGCGCCGATCGCCAGGGATGCGATGCTGGTCGAAGCCGGCTTCGATGTGCAACTGGCGCGAAACGCGACGCTTGGCCTGTCCTATGCCGGGCAGTTCGGGCCGGATGCCTTCGACAACGGCTTCAAGGCCAATCTGGGCATCAGCTTCTAG
- a CDS encoding 50S ribosomal protein L11 methyltransferase, whose protein sequence is MTQTRLHFTTGKIEAERVFAALELAFEDEGLPIAVLEVDEDKDIHEVSLYADGDVDAVEARVKDILAGLALSQPVEREALPDIDWVARSLEGLKPVRAGRFFVHGGHDRTKRHSGELAIEIEAGLAFGTGHHGTTAGCLDMLEKVVRREHPRNALDLGTGSAVLAIAVAKLAHIPVLATDIDPVAVKVAAANARLNHVKALVETVTAPGFHNPIFGKRAPFDLIVANILARPLMRLAPQMAGHIALGGSIVLSGILERQRDAVISAYVGQNFRHVRTLHREGWVTIHLKH, encoded by the coding sequence ATGACCCAGACGCGGCTCCATTTCACCACCGGAAAGATCGAGGCTGAGCGCGTCTTCGCGGCGCTTGAGTTGGCCTTCGAGGATGAAGGCTTGCCGATTGCCGTGCTCGAAGTCGACGAGGACAAGGACATCCACGAGGTCTCGCTCTACGCCGATGGCGACGTCGACGCCGTCGAGGCGCGGGTGAAGGACATTCTTGCCGGCCTCGCTCTGTCGCAGCCGGTCGAGCGCGAAGCACTGCCCGACATCGACTGGGTGGCGCGTTCGCTGGAAGGCCTGAAGCCGGTGCGCGCCGGCCGTTTCTTCGTCCACGGTGGACATGATCGCACAAAGCGCCACAGCGGCGAACTCGCCATCGAGATCGAGGCAGGCCTCGCCTTCGGCACCGGCCACCATGGCACCACCGCCGGATGCCTCGATATGCTGGAGAAAGTGGTGCGGCGCGAGCATCCGCGCAATGCGCTCGACCTCGGCACCGGCAGCGCGGTACTGGCCATCGCCGTCGCCAAGCTGGCGCATATTCCGGTGCTCGCCACCGACATCGATCCCGTGGCGGTGAAGGTCGCCGCCGCCAATGCGCGGCTCAACCATGTCAAGGCGCTCGTCGAAACGGTGACAGCCCCGGGCTTTCACAACCCGATCTTCGGCAAGCGCGCCCCCTTCGATCTCATCGTCGCCAACATATTGGCGCGGCCGCTGATGCGGCTGGCGCCGCAAATGGCCGGGCACATCGCGCTTGGTGGCTCGATCGTGCTGTCAGGCATTCTCGAGCGCCAGCGCGATGCCGTCATCTCGGCCTATGTCGGCCAGAATTTCCGGCACGTGCGCACCTTGCATCGCGAAGGCTGGGTGACGATCCATCTCAAGCATTGA
- a CDS encoding SCO family protein, with the protein MMRSILVGILVLMAAGIGWLTFDWYRGHYGGEPFGAPFTLVDQKGAPITEAAFRGQPSVVFFGFTHCPEVCPTTLFELSGWLKTLGDDGKTLHAYFVSVDPERDTPAVMNAYVSNFSDRITGITGDPDKVHAMAKSFGIYWKKVDTGDGDYTMDHTASVLLLNGKGDFAGTIAYGESASTAVEKLKRLATKG; encoded by the coding sequence ATGATGCGTTCTATCCTGGTCGGTATTCTCGTCCTGATGGCGGCCGGCATCGGCTGGCTGACCTTCGACTGGTATCGCGGCCATTATGGCGGCGAACCGTTCGGCGCACCCTTCACCCTGGTCGACCAGAAAGGCGCGCCGATCACCGAGGCCGCGTTCAGGGGGCAGCCCAGCGTCGTCTTCTTCGGCTTCACCCACTGCCCCGAGGTTTGCCCGACCACGCTGTTCGAACTCTCCGGCTGGCTGAAGACGCTCGGCGACGACGGCAAGACCCTGCACGCCTATTTCGTGTCGGTCGACCCGGAACGTGATACGCCGGCGGTGATGAATGCCTATGTCAGCAACTTCTCCGACCGCATCACCGGCATCACCGGCGACCCTGACAAGGTCCATGCCATGGCAAAGTCGTTCGGCATCTACTGGAAGAAGGTCGACACCGGCGACGGCGACTATACGATGGACCACACCGCCTCGGTGCTGCTGCTCAACGGCAAGGGCGACTTCGCCGGCACGATCGCCTATGGCGAAAGCGCCAGCACCGCGGTCGAAAAGCTGAAGCGTCTTGCCACGAAGGGCTAG
- a CDS encoding CreA family protein, with product MRKLIGRKVIGGALAACIALGTGGAVAEEVGKVGVDWVGNDIMIDAIKDPKVDGVTCHVAYFDRSVIDRLHKGNWFEDPSDSSISCRQTGPITIGDIDMSEGGEEVFKQGLSLIWKKQVVNRIYDKANETLIYLSHSRQVQNGSAKMSVTTVPLYGQNVVWSKGKPN from the coding sequence TTGCGCAAACTGATTGGGCGAAAAGTGATCGGCGGCGCCTTGGCCGCATGCATTGCGCTCGGCACCGGCGGCGCCGTCGCCGAGGAAGTCGGCAAGGTGGGCGTCGACTGGGTCGGCAACGACATCATGATCGACGCGATCAAGGACCCCAAGGTGGATGGCGTGACCTGCCATGTCGCCTATTTCGACCGCAGCGTCATCGATCGCCTGCACAAGGGCAACTGGTTCGAGGACCCCAGCGATTCCTCGATCTCCTGCCGCCAGACAGGCCCTATCACGATCGGCGACATCGACATGAGCGAGGGCGGCGAGGAGGTGTTCAAGCAAGGCCTCAGCCTGATCTGGAAGAAGCAGGTGGTGAACCGCATCTACGACAAGGCCAACGAGACGTTGATCTACCTCTCGCATTCCCGCCAGGTGCAGAACGGCTCGGCCAAGATGTCGGTGACGACAGTGCCGCTCTACGGCCAGAATGTGGTGTGGAGCAAGGGCAAGCCGAACTAA
- a CDS encoding transferase hexapeptide repeat family protein → MDRSENLVLKDPEPRIHPTAELKTCKLGRYASIGERVVLREVSVGDFSYFERHSEAIYTTIGKFCSIAANSRINALEHPIERLTQHKVSYRPNEYFRWLGVDAAFRERRQANAVTIGHDVWVGHGAVIMPGITVGNGAVIGANAVVTQDVPSYMIVAGVPAKPLRPRFPPAVAARIEALAWWDWPVEKLARAVPDIQAMPIEAFLDRWENDAA, encoded by the coding sequence ATGGACCGTTCCGAAAACCTCGTCCTCAAAGACCCCGAGCCGCGCATCCATCCGACCGCGGAACTCAAGACGTGCAAGCTCGGCCGCTATGCTTCGATCGGCGAACGGGTGGTGCTGCGCGAAGTGAGCGTCGGCGACTTCTCCTATTTCGAGCGCCATTCGGAAGCCATCTACACAACCATCGGCAAATTCTGCTCGATCGCCGCCAACAGCCGTATCAATGCGCTGGAGCATCCGATCGAGCGGCTGACCCAGCACAAGGTCAGCTATCGGCCGAACGAGTATTTTCGCTGGCTGGGCGTCGATGCCGCGTTCCGCGAGCGGCGGCAAGCGAATGCCGTGACCATCGGCCATGATGTCTGGGTCGGCCACGGCGCGGTGATCATGCCTGGCATCACTGTCGGCAACGGCGCTGTCATCGGCGCCAATGCGGTGGTGACGCAGGACGTGCCGTCCTACATGATCGTCGCCGGCGTGCCGGCGAAGCCGCTGCGACCGCGCTTTCCCCCGGCTGTCGCGGCACGGATCGAAGCGCTCGCCTGGTGGGACTGGCCGGTCGAGAAACTCGCCAGGGCGGTTCCCGACATCCAGGCAATGCCGATCGAGGCCTTCCTCGACCGTTGGGAAAATGACGCCGCTTAG
- a CDS encoding low affinity iron permease family protein produces the protein MEKLFTKVANWVAHITGLPLTFAACCLIVVVWAISGPFFGFSDTWQLVINTGTTIITFLMVFLIQNTQNRDGAAIQAKLDELIRVSEGHNRFIGIEHLTESEVEEIRAKCERAARRHDEKIAAMAAKKAVAQKRPPKKRAA, from the coding sequence ATGGAAAAGCTTTTCACCAAGGTCGCCAACTGGGTCGCGCACATAACCGGCCTACCGCTGACCTTTGCCGCCTGCTGCCTGATCGTCGTCGTCTGGGCGATAAGCGGGCCGTTCTTCGGTTTCTCGGACACCTGGCAATTGGTGATCAACACCGGCACGACCATCATCACCTTCCTGATGGTGTTTCTCATCCAGAACACCCAGAACCGCGATGGAGCGGCGATCCAGGCCAAGCTCGATGAACTGATCCGGGTCAGCGAGGGCCACAACCGCTTCATCGGCATCGAGCACCTGACGGAATCCGAGGTCGAGGAAATCCGCGCCAAGTGCGAACGGGCGGCGCGACGGCATGACGAAAAGATCGCAGCCATGGCCGCGAAGAAGGCCGTGGCGCAAAAGCGGCCTCCGAAGAAGCGCGCCGCCTGA
- a CDS encoding SDR family NAD(P)-dependent oxidoreductase: protein MITDAEIQTALPALSTGNTAVITGAASGIGLAAAKRLALMGMKIVLADIAGTRLDDASRAVSAIAGDDAVLAVASDVSKADEVDRLADRAFGAFGEISLLMNNAGVGDNPGKPWENRDAWKRLLDINFWGVVHGVEAFAPRMLASAKPGLIVNTGSKQGITTPPGNLAYNVSKAGVKTFTEGLAHALRNEPGARLSAHLLIPGFTYTGLTEGATEKPAGAWIGEQVVDFMLESLVRGDFYILCPDNEVARPLDEKRMAWAIGDIIENRPALSRWHPDYKEPFAAFLKH, encoded by the coding sequence ATGATCACCGACGCCGAAATCCAGACCGCCCTGCCCGCGCTTAGCACCGGCAACACCGCCGTCATCACCGGGGCCGCGAGCGGCATTGGTCTGGCGGCCGCCAAACGGCTTGCGTTGATGGGCATGAAGATCGTGCTCGCGGACATTGCCGGGACCCGCCTTGACGATGCCTCCCGGGCCGTCTCGGCCATTGCCGGCGACGACGCCGTGCTTGCCGTTGCGTCGGACGTTTCGAAGGCCGACGAGGTCGATCGTCTCGCCGACCGGGCATTCGGCGCCTTCGGCGAGATCTCGCTGCTGATGAACAATGCCGGCGTCGGCGACAACCCGGGAAAGCCCTGGGAGAACCGCGATGCGTGGAAGCGGCTGCTCGACATCAATTTCTGGGGTGTCGTGCATGGTGTCGAAGCCTTCGCGCCGCGCATGCTGGCATCGGCCAAGCCGGGCCTGATCGTCAACACCGGCTCCAAGCAAGGCATCACCACGCCGCCCGGCAACCTTGCCTACAATGTCTCCAAGGCCGGCGTGAAGACATTCACCGAAGGCCTGGCGCATGCGCTGCGCAACGAGCCTGGTGCGCGCCTGTCAGCGCATCTGCTCATCCCCGGCTTCACCTATACCGGCCTCACCGAGGGTGCCACGGAAAAACCGGCCGGCGCTTGGATCGGCGAGCAGGTCGTTGATTTCATGTTGGAATCCCTGGTCAGAGGTGACTTCTACATCCTGTGCCCCGACAATGAAGTGGCGCGGCCGCTGGACGAGAAGCGCATGGCGTGGGCCATTGGCGACATCATCGAAAACCGCCCGGCTCTTTCGCGCTGGCATCCGGATTACAAGGAACCTTTCGCCGCCTTCCTGAAGCACTGA
- a CDS encoding TMEM175 family protein encodes MGKGRVEAFTDGVVAIIITIMVLDLKVPEGEDLSALVPQLPIFLCYVLSFINVGIYWNNLHNMFHTVQRVDGGVLWANLHLLFWLSLMPVTTAFMGENHFATVPVAVYGFDLAMCAAAYSILVIALHRLHGPDTAFAKAIGSDRKGRISLAVYLATIALAFLNRWISVALYVAIALVWLVPDTRFSRVLEK; translated from the coding sequence ATGGGCAAAGGCAGGGTCGAGGCATTCACCGACGGCGTGGTGGCCATCATCATCACCATCATGGTGCTGGACCTCAAGGTGCCGGAGGGCGAGGACTTGTCCGCCCTGGTACCGCAGTTGCCGATCTTCCTGTGCTACGTGCTCTCATTCATCAATGTCGGCATCTACTGGAACAATCTGCACAACATGTTCCACACCGTACAGCGCGTCGACGGTGGCGTGTTGTGGGCAAACCTGCATCTGTTGTTCTGGTTGTCCCTGATGCCGGTAACGACCGCTTTCATGGGCGAGAACCACTTCGCCACGGTTCCGGTCGCGGTCTATGGTTTCGACCTTGCAATGTGCGCGGCCGCCTACAGCATCCTGGTCATCGCCCTGCACCGTCTGCATGGGCCGGATACCGCCTTCGCCAAGGCAATCGGCAGCGACCGCAAGGGAAGGATTTCGCTTGCCGTCTATCTGGCGACCATCGCGCTTGCCTTCCTCAACCGGTGGATCAGCGTGGCGCTCTACGTTGCGATCGCCTTGGTATGGCTTGTGCCGGACACGCGTTTCTCGCGCGTCCTGGAGAAGTAG
- a CDS encoding MATE family efflux transporter: protein MTEKMPTRRRTGDLTSGPIPRTLLLFALPVLGSNVLQSLNGSINAVWVGRFLGESALTATSNANLVLFLILGTVFGIGMAATILVAQSVGARDLPEARRIVGTSATFFFLVSIVFAICGWIWVDAILNTLGTPADALPLARSYLRIIFIAVPMMNLLSFVMTVLRGAGDSRTPFFFMALAVVLDIVLNPLLIRGIGPFPELGIAGSATSTLIGQTVSVIAILVVLYARKHPLRLAGANLALLRPDPALLRIVVFKGVPMGLQMIVISAAALTVMGIVNSYGSQVAAAYGIAAQLWTYIQMPALAIGAAVSSMAAQNVGAGRWDRIGRVAASGVGFNLVLTGALVALLWLFDRSILSLFLSSDSAAIDIAAHINTVASWSFILFGITIVLFATVRATGAVMPPLIILVISVLVIRTGFAYFMRGVIGEEALWWSFPAGSITSLVLAAAYYRFGGWRTMHMIEDRPAAGEPPDTGLGVPRGRANMAPETPNG, encoded by the coding sequence ATGACCGAAAAAATGCCCACGCGCCGGCGCACCGGCGACCTGACCAGCGGCCCGATCCCGCGTACGCTGCTGCTGTTTGCCTTGCCGGTGTTGGGCTCCAACGTGCTGCAGTCGCTCAACGGGTCGATCAATGCCGTCTGGGTCGGCCGTTTCCTTGGCGAATCGGCCCTGACGGCCACCTCCAACGCCAACCTCGTCCTGTTCCTGATCCTGGGCACGGTGTTCGGCATCGGCATGGCGGCGACCATCCTGGTGGCGCAGTCGGTCGGTGCCCGCGACCTGCCCGAGGCGCGCCGCATCGTTGGCACCAGCGCCACCTTCTTCTTCCTCGTTTCCATAGTCTTCGCGATATGCGGCTGGATCTGGGTGGACGCCATCCTCAACACGCTTGGCACACCGGCGGACGCCTTGCCGCTGGCGCGTTCCTATCTGCGCATCATCTTCATCGCCGTGCCGATGATGAACCTTCTGTCCTTCGTCATGACCGTGCTGCGCGGTGCCGGCGATTCGCGTACACCCTTCTTCTTCATGGCGCTGGCGGTCGTGCTCGATATCGTGCTCAACCCGCTGCTGATCCGCGGCATCGGCCCCTTCCCCGAACTCGGCATCGCCGGATCGGCGACCTCGACGCTGATCGGTCAGACCGTGAGTGTCATCGCTATCCTTGTCGTGCTCTATGCGCGCAAGCATCCGCTGCGGCTGGCCGGCGCCAATCTCGCTCTGCTGCGGCCCGACCCCGCCTTGCTGCGCATTGTCGTCTTCAAGGGTGTGCCGATGGGGCTGCAGATGATCGTCATTTCGGCGGCGGCACTCACGGTGATGGGCATCGTCAACTCCTATGGCTCGCAAGTCGCCGCCGCCTACGGCATCGCCGCGCAGCTGTGGACCTACATCCAGATGCCGGCGCTCGCCATCGGTGCCGCGGTCTCCTCGATGGCGGCGCAGAATGTCGGCGCCGGCCGCTGGGACCGGATCGGCCGCGTCGCCGCGTCCGGCGTCGGCTTCAACCTTGTCCTGACCGGCGCTCTCGTTGCGCTGCTGTGGCTCTTCGACCGCTCGATCCTCAGCCTGTTCCTGAGCAGCGACAGCGCGGCAATTGATATCGCCGCCCATATCAATACCGTGGCGTCCTGGTCGTTCATCCTGTTCGGCATCACCATCGTGCTGTTCGCCACGGTGCGCGCCACCGGTGCGGTGATGCCGCCGCTGATCATCCTGGTGATCTCGGTGCTCGTCATACGCACCGGCTTTGCCTATTTCATGCGCGGCGTGATCGGCGAGGAAGCGTTGTGGTGGAGTTTTCCGGCCGGCTCGATCACCTCGCTGGTTCTGGCCGCGGCCTATTACCGCTTCGGCGGCTGGCGCACCATGCACATGATCGAGGACAGGCCGGCCGCCGGCGAGCCGCCGGACACCGGGCTTGGGGTGCCGCGTGGGCGCGCGAACATGGCACCCGAGACACCGAACGGTTGA
- a CDS encoding L,D-transpeptidase, with protein sequence MSDIPLFSERLSRRAFLGASALGAASMALSACTTTDVATPPPPVAAAPPDAAFGDAASMYAARTDEGYQLPAIPVAKLDPKFVRQIVADPTGEKPGTIVVDVSEHFLYLVRDGGKAIRYGVSLGKAGFGWTGSAVVQARKKWPVWTPPPEMIQRRPELAKYKDGMPPGPQSPLGARALYLFRDGKDTMYRLHGTPEWDSIGKNASSGCVRFMNQDIIDLYSRVNGPAQVFVRPNLSAAGKMMAVSSRTAEPIDAGVPKDAEFLK encoded by the coding sequence ATGTCCGATATTCCGCTGTTTTCCGAGCGCCTGAGCCGGCGCGCGTTTCTTGGTGCGTCCGCTTTGGGTGCGGCCTCCATGGCTCTTTCGGCCTGCACCACGACGGATGTGGCAACGCCGCCGCCGCCGGTGGCCGCGGCGCCACCCGATGCGGCGTTCGGCGATGCCGCAAGCATGTACGCGGCGCGCACCGATGAGGGTTATCAACTGCCGGCAATCCCGGTGGCCAAGCTCGATCCGAAGTTCGTGCGCCAGATCGTGGCCGACCCGACCGGAGAGAAACCCGGCACCATCGTCGTCGATGTCTCCGAGCACTTCCTGTATCTGGTGCGCGATGGCGGCAAGGCCATCCGCTACGGCGTCAGTCTCGGCAAGGCCGGTTTTGGATGGACCGGCAGCGCCGTGGTGCAGGCGAGGAAGAAGTGGCCGGTGTGGACGCCGCCGCCGGAGATGATCCAGCGCCGGCCGGAACTGGCGAAATACAAGGACGGCATGCCGCCCGGCCCGCAGAGCCCGCTGGGCGCCCGCGCCCTCTATCTGTTCCGTGACGGCAAGGACACGATGTACCGGCTGCATGGCACGCCGGAGTGGGATTCCATCGGGAAGAATGCCTCGTCGGGCTGCGTGCGCTTCATGAACCAGGACATCATCGACCTCTACAGCCGCGTCAACGGTCCCGCACAGGTCTTCGTCCGCCCGAACCTGTCGGCCGCCGGCAAGATGATGGCCGTGTCGAGCAGGACGGCCGAGCCGATCGATGCGGGCGTGCCGAAGGACGCGGAGTTCCTGAAGTAG